From Kaistella polysaccharea:
TCATACTTAAAATTTAAAAATTATATAAAATGGCATTAGAAATTACAGATCAATCGTTTAAAGAAACAGTATTGAATTCAGATAAACCGGTATTGGTAGATTTTTGGGCAGTATGGTGCGGACCATGCAGAATGCTCGGACCAATTATCGAAGAAGTTGCTGCTGACTTTGAAGGTAGAGCAATCATCGGGAAAGTTGATGTAGATAATAATCAGCAGGTTTCTGTAGATTATGGCATTAGAAATATCCCGACAGTTTTAATCTTTAAAAATGGTGAAGTTGTTGATAAAATCGTAGGAGTTGCATCAAAAGAAGTGATTACCGAAAAATTATCGGCACACTTGTAGAAATAAGAGCCTTGAAAATGAGTGCTTTCCTTCTTGGGAAAGCATTTTCTTTTAAAAAGGTTTGTAGAGTATCATAAAATTTGTATTTTTGCACTCACCAAAAAGAAAGAAGTTCTTTTTATTCTAAAGATCCGGTAGTTCAGCTGGTTAGAATGCCGCCCTGTCACGGCGGAGGTCGCGGGTTCGAATCCCGTCCGGATCGCAAAAAGTTTACAATTACTTTTCAAAAAATTGATCCGGTAGTTCAGCTGGTTAGAATGCCGCCCTGTCACGGCGGAGGTCGCGGGTTCGAATCCCGTCCGGATCGCAGATCTCTCAAATTTTTTTGAGAGATTTTTTTTTGGTGAAATTCTATTTAATTAATTCGTACTTTCCAAACTGAAAGCACTAATTGCTAATTTCTGTTTTGAGAACTCTTACAATCAATTTCTCTACATTTTCTTTATTATTAGATTTGTCTAAAATTAAAAATGATGAAAAATTCCGGCATAACACGTAAAGAATTTTTAAAAAACACTGCATTTGGTGTCGCTGGACTCACTATCGTGTCTGGATTTTTGAATAAGGTTATGGCAGCTTCTGTAGAATTAAATTCAACTATTAAAAATACGCGGAAAAACCTTATTTCTGCCGGCCTAATCAATTTGCTCTGTATAACCCATATCACGAATCTCTCCCATAAAGCACTCATACACAAGGAAATTGTTGTGTATTAAATTAATTAATGAT
This genomic window contains:
- the trxA gene encoding thioredoxin, whose product is MALEITDQSFKETVLNSDKPVLVDFWAVWCGPCRMLGPIIEEVAADFEGRAIIGKVDVDNNQQVSVDYGIRNIPTVLIFKNGEVVDKIVGVASKEVITEKLSAHL